The segment TTGAGCGTAAATATTTTTTATTGTTGACATGAATTTTAAATATATTAAGAACGAAGTGCTTCGATGACCGGCATTTTATCTCCCTCTAGAAGTGCGATCATCGCCCCGCCACCGGTGGAAATATGCTGAAAACCGTCAATCAAATTCATCTTATAAAGAGCAATCACCGTATCACCACCCCCAACGACGGCATAAACATGTGCCGCGTGCATCGCCTTGGCTAATTCCCTCGTTCCTTCCATAAAGTCCGACAGTTCCGTCTTCCCCATCGGACCGTTCCAAACACAAGTACCGGCGCCATCGATAACTTTCGCGTAATCCTTACTTGTTTCCGGACCAATGTCGTAAATCGCGTCTTCCGACGTTACTTTTCCGCTTTCCAAAACCAACACTTTTTCTTCACCTGTTTTTGCGTCCGTTCGTAACACACGCACATCTTTCGGAATGTGAATTTTACCATCGTATTGTTTCAATAAATCTTTCACAAAACTAAGCATTCCCGGTTCAGAAATTGAATTTCCGATCTGTGAACCTTGCGCTTGAATAAACATATTGGCCACTCCTCCACCGGTGATTAACTGATCAACTTGTGGTAACAAATTTTTTAATAATGCCGCTTTTGTTTCAATTTTTGCGCCACTGATCGCCGCCACTATCGGTTTTTTGGGATTGCTCATTGCCTTTTCAAGTACCGTCACTTCATTGGTGAAATGTAATCCCGCATAACTGGGTAAAAACTGGGTAATCCCCAACACCGATGCGTGCGAGCGATGAGAATTGGCAAACGATTCGTTCACGTAAATATCGCCCAATACGGCCAATTCTTTGGCAAAACCGACATCATTTGCTTCCTCGCGTTTATCAAAACGCAAATTCTCCAAAAAAATTATCTCGCCGTCTTGCAACGCGCCTACTGCTTCCGTTACTTCCGCGCCAACAATTCCATTCATCACCTTAATTGGCACGCCCAAATGTTCCGCTAATTTTTGCGCGATAATTTTGACCGACAATTTTTCATCCACTTTTCCACACGGACGACCCAAATGCGTCATCAAAATAACACGCGCGCCACGACTGATTATATCCTTTATCGTATCCGCACAACTAAAAAGACGCACCTCACCACCCGGTTCCACTTCCCCATCTTCAATGGCGACATCCCCATCAATGCGCACCAGGATGCGCTTTCCTTTTACATCAACATTTTCGTTAATTGTTCTCAAACTCGGCACTGTATTAGTTTCGATTACCAATTGCGATCGCCTGCTCAACCAAACGATTGGTGTAACCCCACTCATTGTCATACCAAGCAACAACTTTAATTAAATTACCGGCAACCACATTGGTCAAAGCCAAATCAACAATCGCCGAATGCGGATCACCGATAAAATCACTCGAGACGGCCGGTTCATCGGTCACTGCGACAATTCCCGCATATCTTTCGCTTTCAGAAGCCTTTTTTAACACCTCATTTATTTCTTCCTTAGTAGTATCCCGTTTTATTAAAATACAATAATCCGCGATAGAAACTGTTGGCACCGGAACACGCATCGAAAGTCCGTCGAATTTACCAGTTAATGATGGCATCGCTTGCGCGGTCGCTTTTGCCGCACCGGTTGTCGCGGGAACGATGTTATAACCGGCCGCGCGCGCACGTCTTAAATCTTTACTTGGCCCATCGACCAAATTTTGTGTTGAAGTCATCGCATGCACCGTGGTCATCATCGCTTTTTCAATTCCAAAATTTTCTTCGATAATTTGCGCCAATGGTGTAATACAATTTGTGGTGCATGAACCGTTGGAGATAATTTTTTGATCAACCAACTTTTCTTCATTCACTCCCAAGAGAATAGTGTCCACACCTTCACCATCCGCGGGAGCAGATATAAT is part of the bacterium genome and harbors:
- a CDS encoding phosphoglycerate kinase, translated to MSGVTPIVWLSRRSQLVIETNTVPSLRTINENVDVKGKRILVRIDGDVAIEDGEVEPGGEVRLFSCADTIKDIISRGARVILMTHLGRPCGKVDEKLSVKIIAQKLAEHLGVPIKVMNGIVGAEVTEAVGALQDGEIIFLENLRFDKREEANDVGFAKELAVLGDIYVNESFANSHRSHASVLGITQFLPSYAGLHFTNEVTVLEKAMSNPKKPIVAAISGAKIETKAALLKNLLPQVDQLITGGGVANMFIQAQGSQIGNSISEPGMLSFVKDLLKQYDGKIHIPKDVRVLRTDAKTGEEKVLVLESGKVTSEDAIYDIGPETSKDYAKVIDGAGTCVWNGPMGKTELSDFMEGTRELAKAMHAAHVYAVVGGGDTVIALYKMNLIDGFQHISTGGGAMIALLEGDKMPVIEALRS
- the gap gene encoding type I glyceraldehyde-3-phosphate dehydrogenase, translated to MTTKIAINGFGRIGRAALKIALEKENLEVVAINDLTDTKTLAHLLSHDTIYGRYGRPVSFDETNLIVDGKAIPVTAEKDPKNLPWAKLGVDVVLECTGFFTTGEKAQAHITAGAKHVIISAPADGEGVDTILLGVNEEKLVDQKIISNGSCTTNCITPLAQIIEENFGIEKAMMTTVHAMTSTQNLVDGPSKDLRRARAAGYNIVPATTGAAKATAQAMPSLTGKFDGLSMRVPVPTVSIADYCILIKRDTTKEEINEVLKKASESERYAGIVAVTDEPAVSSDFIGDPHSAIVDLALTNVVAGNLIKVVAWYDNEWGYTNRLVEQAIAIGNRN